The following DNA comes from Nocardioides panzhihuensis.
ACCAGCGGAGGTCCGACCACGACCCCCGCGATCGCGACGGCCACCAGCAGCGCCCTCAGGGTCGCGTCGGCGCCGCCCGCATCGGCGAGAAGGACCTCGTCGACCAGGAGCCACGGATACTGGCCGACTCCCCAGCCGGAGATCACGGTGGCCACCGCGATCAGGGCCGGAAGCCGGGCGAGCGCAAAACGGTCCGTCCAGACCAGCCACAAGGTGGCGACGCCGGCCAGGAACGAGCAGATGATCAGCGGCGCTGCCTGTCGCTCCAACCCGTCGGCCAACGTCGGGGCGTCGATCTGGATCGGGATCAACGCGATGAAGACGACCAGTCCGGTGGCGAGCCCGACGCCGAGGGTCCGGGTCCGCAGGGTCGAGGCCAGATCGGGCTTCCCGGCACGTACGGCATCGGCACAGAGGAACACGCCGGCCAGGAAGGCACAGGTGCCGACGGCGATGATCCCTCCGAAGACCGAGGTGGGGTTCACCCACGACGACCAGCGATCGCCGTATCCCTCGGCAGGCACTCGGCCCGAGGCGATCGCGCCGGCGACGGTCCCCAGGAAGAACGGCGTGATGATCGAGGAGACCGCGAAGACGACCCCGAACGTACGAGCCTGCGACAGCGTCGCGGAGTACTTCCGGAAGGCGAACGACGCTCCGCGCAGCACGATGCCGAGCAGCGCCAGCAGCAACGGCACGATCAACGTCGTCATCACGGCGGCGAACGACTCCGGGAACGCGGTCCACCACACGACCAG
Coding sequences within:
- a CDS encoding cytochrome d ubiquinol oxidase subunit II, which gives rise to MSLEVAVAAALFVGVLAYALFGGADFGSGFFDLTAGGARRGAEVRTLVDHSIGPVWEVNHVWLIYCLVVWWTAFPESFAAVMTTLIVPLLLALLGIVLRGASFAFRKYSATLSQARTFGVVFAVSSIITPFFLGTVAGAIASGRVPAEGYGDRWSSWVNPTSVFGGIIAVGTCAFLAGVFLCADAVRAGKPDLASTLRTRTLGVGLATGLVVFIALIPIQIDAPTLADGLERQAAPLIICSFLAGVATLWLVWTDRFALARLPALIAVATVISGWGVGQYPWLLVDEVLLADAGGADATLRALLVAVAIAGVVVGPPLVLLFRLTQTERWSR